Genomic DNA from uncultured Methanospirillum sp.:
ACACAGCCCTTTTTTTGGATCAACGAGAACGATACTATGAGAACTCAATAACGGGAACCTGAATGAAAGCAGAACAGTGGTTTAATCGTGCTGATCATGAACTTGCAGTTGCACAGGAACTTCTGAACGCAGGTTCACTCCTCTGGGCTGTTAGTTATGCCCACCGTGCTCTTGAATACACTCTTGAAGGACTGATTGTATGGAGGACAGGAGAGAGGCCTGAACGTGGCACCCCTCTCTGTGACCTGCATCATGCAGTGCGATCGTACATCCCTGAAACATTGAATCAGCCGATCACCGATCTCGCTGATATCTCCCGGATTGCATGGCAGTCTAATCTTTCAGCAGAAGATATTACGTTCCTCACCGAGAACCATGCCCAGACTCTGATTGATAAATCAAGTTCTGTTCTCTCCTGGGTTGGGAATGAATGGGAGAAGGAGCAGTCAATGCATTCTGGCGAAGGTACCTCCTGAACAGAAAGGCACCTGCTGAAAACTCTATCTTTTTTGTCAGGGTCTGAACTCCCTGATCTTTGATTTAAATGCCTTTGCAGCCAGGATGATATCATCCTGACTTACAATCGCTGAAATAACCGCAACGCCCACAGCACCTGCGTTGAATACGTCGCCTGCGTTATCGATATGAATCCCGCCAATCCCGATGACCGGGATAGAGACAGCGTCAGATATCTCCCTGACCAGCATGAGCCCAAGTCCTGGTCCTGCATCATCTTTTGAGCCGGTGGAGAAGACCGGACTGACGGCAACATAATCAGCCCCACCTTTCTCAGCGATCATCGCCTCCTGCAGTGATGATACCGATACACCGATGATGAACGGGTGCGGAGTAAGCGGGCGGATCGCTGAGAGCGGGATATCATGCTGCCCGATATGTACCCCGTCTGCCCTGCAGGCAAGTGCAATATCGAGCCGGTCGTTGATGATGAAGAGGGCACCTGCTCTGGCAGTTATCGTCCTGATAGTACATGCTGCTTCGAAGAACTCCTTCCCCTGGAGGTTTTTGTCCCGCAATTGAATGACATCGGCCCCCCCTTCCACTGCCTGTTTGGCAATAGCAGCATGGCTCAATCCCCGGGAGAGTTTCTCGTCAGTTACCACGTACAGGTCGTAACTCATACTCTTTTGATCCGTGCCCCTTCTGCGAGGTCATCAGGAGTGAGGGTTGCAAGTGCATCAAAGAGTGCAACCTTGAATGAGCCCGGACCCCTTGCCAGGGCTGCCGCCCGCTCACCTGCGAGTCCGAATGCGGCTAGTGCTGCAGCAGAACTGGTTACCAGATCCTTCTCTGATGCAGCAAATACTCCGGTCACCGAAGCAGCCATACATCCTGTCCCGGAGATAGCCCCCATCAATGGATGGCCGTTCTCTACCAGGAAGACCTGGTTTCCGTCACTGACGATATCAGTCTCTCCGCTCATGACCACGGTCATACCTGACCGGCCTGCATACTCCTCTGTGATTGAGACCGGGTCCCCGGAAATTCCTGCCGAGTCAACCCCCCTGACCTTTGCATCCACCCCGGCGAGCACCCCGATCTCGCCTGCATTTCCTTTCAGGACCGAGATTGGTAGTTCGGTCATCAGTCTCCTTGCAGCGTTGGTACGAAGGGTTGTTGCCCCGGCACCGACCGGGTCAAGAATGATCGGAATATCCTTCTTTGCTGCTGCCTTTCCTACGAGGAGCATTGACTCAATCTGTGCATGATCAAGCGTTCCAATGTTGAGGACCAGGGCTCCCGCATACTGCACCATCTCCTCGACCTCCTCTGGCGCGTGTGCCATCACCGGTGCACCTCCTGCACAGAGAGTGATGTTTGCACAGTCATTCACGGTGACGTAGTTTGTGATATGATGAATGAGGGGGGTCTGGGTCCGGGCTGTAGCGAATATTTTTGAGTACTGGGTCTCTGACATCTTTATTCCTCGTCGTATGATAGGATTGACCCGTACAGTTCATCCGCGACCGGTAAAAATATTCAGTTCCCGGATCCGGGCTCTTCTTCAGACCTCAGATCAAACACCCATCTGCTGACTGAAGGGGCAACATTACCACACCGGTGAAGACGTTCAACCTGAAATCCACAGTCTCTGAATCTCCGGGCACGATCCTGAGCGCCGTTGTGGGTATCAAACGTATAATAATGGATAATTCCGCCTGCCTTAACCATCTGTGCAAGCGGTTTGAAGGCTTCTTCTAAACCGTAGGGGGTGGGGAGGATCGCCCGGTCTGCCCTGATCCTGAGCATTCTTCCCGCCATCGAGGCATCGCCGCAGATCACGGTGATTCGGTCTTCTACCCTGTTCAGTCTGGAATTCTCTTTAAGAAGGCGACAGGCTTCAGGATTTATCTCGACTGCGATGACCTGTGCCCCTCGAGATGCTGCCTGAATTGCAAACGGCCCGACTCCAGCGAAAGGAACCAACACGATCTCACTAGGCTGGACCATGACAGATATCCGCCTTCGTTCCCCGGAAAGCCTGCTTGTGAAGAAGGCGTGGGAGAGATCCACCCGGTACCTGAATCCAAACTCCCTGTATATTGTTCTGGTCTTTGTACCAATAATCGGCTCAAACTCTGCCACCCTGCAGGCTCCGGTCCGTTTCGAGACCCGTTTCAGTACGGTGGTGATACTATGCCGCTGTGCAATCAGTGAACCGGCCATAGCCTGCTGATACGGGGATAGTTCATCAGGGATAGAAATGATCGCGATATCCCCGATTACCTCAAACCGTTCAGGTACTAGGGGGTGGAGAGGTTCAGGAATGATCTCCTGTAATGCCGGTGAAAACAACACGGTCTATCTTATGACGAACCCTGAAGGATGGATGCTGCTTTTTCAGAGGCTATCTGAGC
This window encodes:
- a CDS encoding RsmD family RNA methyltransferase, whose product is MLFSPALQEIIPEPLHPLVPERFEVIGDIAIISIPDELSPYQQAMAGSLIAQRHSITTVLKRVSKRTGACRVAEFEPIIGTKTRTIYREFGFRYRVDLSHAFFTSRLSGERRRISVMVQPSEIVLVPFAGVGPFAIQAASRGAQVIAVEINPEACRLLKENSRLNRVEDRITVICGDASMAGRMLRIRADRAILPTPYGLEEAFKPLAQMVKAGGIIHYYTFDTHNGAQDRARRFRDCGFQVERLHRCGNVAPSVSRWVFDLRSEEEPGSGN
- a CDS encoding HEPN domain-containing protein; this translates as MKAEQWFNRADHELAVAQELLNAGSLLWAVSYAHRALEYTLEGLIVWRTGERPERGTPLCDLHHAVRSYIPETLNQPITDLADISRIAWQSNLSAEDITFLTENHAQTLIDKSSSVLSWVGNEWEKEQSMHSGEGTS
- the thiM gene encoding hydroxyethylthiazole kinase, which produces MSETQYSKIFATARTQTPLIHHITNYVTVNDCANITLCAGGAPVMAHAPEEVEEMVQYAGALVLNIGTLDHAQIESMLLVGKAAAKKDIPIILDPVGAGATTLRTNAARRLMTELPISVLKGNAGEIGVLAGVDAKVRGVDSAGISGDPVSITEEYAGRSGMTVVMSGETDIVSDGNQVFLVENGHPLMGAISGTGCMAASVTGVFAASEKDLVTSSAAALAAFGLAGERAAALARGPGSFKVALFDALATLTPDDLAEGARIKRV
- the thiE gene encoding thiamine phosphate synthase translates to MSYDLYVVTDEKLSRGLSHAAIAKQAVEGGADVIQLRDKNLQGKEFFEAACTIRTITARAGALFIINDRLDIALACRADGVHIGQHDIPLSAIRPLTPHPFIIGVSVSSLQEAMIAEKGGADYVAVSPVFSTGSKDDAGPGLGLMLVREISDAVSIPVIGIGGIHIDNAGDVFNAGAVGVAVISAIVSQDDIILAAKAFKSKIREFRP